The Streptomyces achromogenes genome window below encodes:
- the mpaD gene encoding daptide-type RiPP biosynthesis aminotransferase, translated as MTALWPYLIPPSSHGDDSLCAVGAAGHRVTFADGSTALDADSGLWNVNLGYGNAAIAEAVAEAAAHASYLGAFRFENSYARRAAEDLLRVCGPDHYARVLFSTGGGVANDAVMKLARIHHAVQGRPGRNLVVALRGSFHGLTFGGFALTGEDLGQRVYGVDQRLIRHVTPNDTAELGRLMTALGGQVAAVVVEPVVGTGTVPLDESFVAELGRLRDEYGFLLVADEVATGFGRTGSYFASESWPGLPDVLVTSKGLTNGACPAAALVMSHRVTRALVEHDTVFAHAETQGATAIACAAISATIAEMERLDAVNAGRDVASWLQQGLAELVERHPLARHATGVGCFRTLHLTHPDGRALTGTDVADLITRIRHAGALVHPGPSGIQLVPSLTYSRAEIAELMTCVEEGLASLLPATSLAARS; from the coding sequence ATGACCGCGCTCTGGCCCTACCTCATACCGCCCTCCAGCCACGGCGACGACAGCCTCTGCGCCGTCGGCGCGGCCGGACACCGCGTCACCTTCGCGGACGGCAGCACCGCCCTCGACGCCGACAGCGGGCTCTGGAACGTGAACCTCGGCTACGGCAACGCGGCGATCGCCGAGGCCGTCGCCGAAGCCGCCGCGCACGCCTCCTACCTCGGGGCCTTCCGCTTCGAGAACAGCTACGCCCGCCGCGCCGCCGAGGACCTGCTGCGGGTCTGCGGGCCCGACCACTACGCCCGGGTGCTCTTCTCCACCGGCGGCGGCGTCGCCAACGACGCGGTCATGAAACTGGCGCGGATCCACCACGCCGTACAGGGCAGGCCCGGACGGAACCTCGTGGTCGCCCTGCGGGGCAGCTTCCACGGACTGACCTTCGGCGGCTTCGCCCTGACCGGGGAGGACCTCGGGCAGCGGGTCTACGGAGTGGACCAGCGGCTGATCCGCCACGTCACCCCGAACGACACGGCCGAGCTGGGCCGGCTGATGACCGCCCTCGGCGGCCAGGTCGCCGCCGTCGTGGTGGAACCCGTCGTCGGCACCGGCACCGTCCCGCTCGACGAGTCGTTCGTGGCCGAACTGGGCCGTCTGCGCGACGAGTACGGCTTCCTCCTGGTCGCCGACGAGGTCGCCACCGGCTTCGGCCGCACCGGAAGCTACTTCGCCTCCGAGAGCTGGCCCGGCCTGCCCGACGTGCTCGTCACGTCCAAGGGCCTGACCAACGGGGCCTGCCCCGCCGCCGCCCTGGTGATGTCCCACCGGGTGACCCGGGCCCTCGTCGAGCACGACACGGTGTTCGCCCACGCCGAGACCCAGGGCGCGACCGCGATCGCCTGCGCCGCGATCAGCGCCACGATCGCCGAGATGGAGCGCCTCGACGCGGTGAACGCGGGCCGAGACGTCGCCTCCTGGCTCCAGCAGGGGCTGGCGGAACTGGTCGAGCGGCACCCGCTCGCCAGGCACGCCACCGGCGTCGGCTGCTTCCGCACCCTGCACCTGACACACCCCGACGGCCGCGCCCTGACCGGAACGGACGTCGCCGACCTCATCACCCGGATCCGGCACGCGGGCGCCCTCGTCCACCCCGGTCCCTCCGGCATCCAGCTCGTGCCCTCCCTGACATACAGCCGCGCCGAGATCGCCGAGCTCATGACCTGCGTAGAAGAGGGCCTCGCCAGCCTGCTGCCGGCGACCTCCCTGGCCGCGAGGAGCTGA
- the mpaC gene encoding daptide-type RiPP biosynthesis dehydogenase: MPVSLDAYDRIPPLLRELRPTGVTVLADPAVADHAVTRNVTAEIVRAGFTPTVAVTPADGGMRAVEARASRFSPGELVVGVGGGSTLDFAKLSAAVGRRPGLLRYLTSAQRSGLVALPLTEGEHAEVLAVPTTLGTGSEAGPVACFPHEDGKRIAMGECLRPRAALRVPEATETLPGPLVLDGVLEAIFRTVIPYSSDTLDLPEQDAAVEELAGELLTAGDALARRLAAGLPAPAPERLRVARLSAESQRGAINVGRSPYAVKCWALANELSTTLGLAKMRAVAALWPIVWRQALRGDTRFGSADRVHRLWERLGQRAPWLAPRPDDGLEQLMRRWRIDRTVHLAPHLRHHVALRSVRAWGAGLPTLAGLSADDVVALLAEATEPTAFPAGSPEPLPAA, translated from the coding sequence ATGCCCGTCTCTCTCGATGCCTACGACCGGATTCCCCCACTGCTGCGGGAACTTCGCCCCACCGGCGTGACCGTGCTGGCCGACCCGGCCGTGGCCGACCACGCCGTCACCCGGAACGTCACCGCCGAGATCGTCCGCGCCGGGTTCACGCCCACCGTGGCGGTCACGCCGGCGGACGGAGGGATGCGGGCCGTGGAGGCGCGCGCCTCCCGGTTCTCTCCCGGTGAGCTGGTCGTCGGCGTCGGCGGGGGCAGCACCCTCGACTTCGCGAAGCTCTCGGCCGCCGTCGGCCGTCGCCCCGGACTCCTGCGCTACCTGACCTCCGCGCAGCGCAGCGGCCTCGTGGCGCTCCCGCTCACCGAGGGAGAGCACGCCGAGGTCCTCGCGGTCCCCACCACCCTGGGCACCGGCAGCGAGGCGGGACCCGTGGCCTGCTTCCCGCACGAGGACGGCAAACGCATCGCGATGGGGGAGTGCCTGCGCCCCCGTGCCGCGCTCCGGGTGCCCGAGGCCACCGAGACCCTCCCGGGGCCGCTCGTCCTGGACGGCGTCCTCGAAGCGATCTTCAGGACCGTCATCCCGTACAGCAGCGACACCCTCGACCTTCCGGAACAGGACGCCGCTGTCGAGGAGTTGGCGGGCGAACTGCTGACGGCCGGCGACGCACTGGCCCGGCGTCTCGCCGCCGGCCTGCCGGCCCCCGCACCGGAGCGGCTGCGGGTCGCCCGGCTCAGCGCCGAGAGCCAGCGCGGAGCCATCAACGTCGGCCGCAGCCCGTACGCGGTGAAGTGCTGGGCCCTCGCCAACGAGCTCTCCACCACGCTGGGTCTGGCCAAGATGCGCGCGGTCGCCGCCCTGTGGCCGATCGTGTGGCGGCAGGCCCTGCGGGGGGACACCCGCTTCGGCAGCGCCGACCGCGTCCACCGGCTGTGGGAGCGCCTGGGGCAGCGGGCCCCGTGGCTCGCGCCACGGCCCGACGACGGCCTCGAGCAGCTGATGCGCCGCTGGCGGATCGACCGCACCGTGCACCTCGCCCCGCACCTGCGCCACCACGTCGCCCTGCGCAGCGTGCGCGCCTGGGGCGCCGGACTTCCCACCCTCGCCGGGTTGAGCGCCGACGACGTCGTCGCGCTCCTCGCCGAGGCCACCGAGCCGACCGCCTTCCCGGCCGGCTCCCCCGAACCCCTCCCGGCGGCCTGA
- the mpaP gene encoding daptide biosynthesis intramembrane metalloprotease — protein sequence MSAVTSPPPPTVPAHTRRPRLAPSAEVHSPADGQGDWVLQHGARYVRITEHVADLVQELDGERDHETLAARLGGAWSTERVGSAISRLDSLRLLDDGETPAPAVAPRFQIVPPMTLQLTLLRPGRTMQALRPVFARLFSRGVVAAGMLCVLLGAGALIAQRDAVAVTLNSPLSAVSFTGVLVALLLGVSLHELGHAAVLIRYGGRPSRIGVMLFYLMPAFFCDVSDAWRLPDRRQRVHTALAGPAVQTSLAAASALAAWPLADGTAKTCLLFFAVTSYGTALLNLTPFIKLDGYIALMSHVDVPYLRDRAMSDARRALARFLFGGTYQRELPTRWTVVYGFACLAFPVYFLSTALQTWLDTLQRVGWVGLLLAASGLSYIVWMLVRGALRLSAEVKAAGVRRVRARAVCATLAAAGCAALFLPVQQTVAAAYVTDASGTRLVLPQGSSAELIHAGQRVTLKTNGLVLQDDVATARVGSAPAARTEVPVSTYFPVDLGSAVGMDSTAFSLDLDRTPTPATGTAEVELGDVPLWKSLHRTYVLPFLPF from the coding sequence GTGAGCGCTGTCACGAGCCCCCCGCCTCCCACCGTCCCGGCCCACACGAGGCGCCCCCGCCTCGCCCCGAGCGCCGAGGTCCACTCGCCCGCCGACGGACAGGGCGACTGGGTTCTCCAGCACGGCGCCCGCTACGTACGGATCACCGAACACGTCGCGGATCTCGTCCAGGAGCTGGACGGGGAGCGCGACCACGAGACCCTCGCCGCCCGGCTGGGCGGCGCCTGGAGCACCGAGCGGGTGGGCAGCGCGATCTCGCGGCTCGACTCCCTCAGGCTGCTCGACGACGGCGAGACCCCGGCGCCCGCCGTCGCCCCCCGCTTCCAGATCGTCCCCCCGATGACGCTCCAGCTCACGCTGCTGCGGCCGGGACGCACGATGCAGGCCCTGCGCCCCGTGTTCGCCCGCCTCTTCTCCCGGGGGGTGGTCGCGGCCGGGATGCTCTGCGTCCTGCTCGGCGCCGGCGCCCTGATCGCCCAGCGGGACGCGGTCGCGGTCACCCTGAACAGCCCGCTCTCCGCGGTCTCGTTCACCGGAGTGCTCGTCGCGCTGCTGCTCGGCGTCTCACTCCACGAGCTGGGTCACGCCGCCGTCCTCATCCGCTACGGGGGCCGGCCCTCGCGCATCGGCGTCATGCTCTTCTACCTGATGCCGGCGTTCTTCTGCGACGTCTCGGACGCCTGGCGGCTCCCCGACCGCCGGCAGCGGGTGCACACCGCCCTCGCCGGGCCCGCGGTCCAGACGTCCCTGGCGGCCGCCTCGGCCCTCGCCGCCTGGCCCCTCGCGGACGGCACCGCCAAGACCTGCCTGCTGTTCTTCGCCGTCACCAGCTACGGAACGGCCCTGCTCAACCTGACGCCGTTCATCAAACTCGACGGCTACATCGCCCTGATGAGCCACGTGGACGTCCCCTACCTGCGCGACCGCGCCATGTCCGACGCCCGCCGCGCCCTCGCCCGCTTCCTGTTCGGCGGCACGTACCAGCGCGAACTGCCCACCCGGTGGACCGTCGTGTACGGCTTCGCCTGCCTCGCCTTCCCCGTGTACTTCCTGAGCACCGCCCTGCAGACCTGGCTCGACACCCTCCAGCGGGTCGGCTGGGTCGGACTCCTCCTGGCCGCCTCCGGCCTCTCGTACATCGTGTGGATGCTGGTCCGCGGCGCCCTGCGGCTGTCCGCCGAGGTCAAGGCCGCCGGAGTCCGCCGGGTCCGGGCCCGGGCCGTCTGCGCCACGCTCGCCGCCGCCGGCTGCGCCGCGCTGTTCCTGCCCGTCCAGCAGACGGTGGCCGCCGCCTACGTCACCGACGCCTCCGGCACCCGGCTCGTCCTGCCGCAGGGCTCCTCGGCCGAACTGATCCACGCCGGGCAGCGCGTGACGCTGAAGACGAACGGCCTGGTGCTCCAGGACGACGTCGCGACCGCCCGGGTGGGATCCGCTCCGGCCGCGCGGACCGAGGTCCCGGTCTCCACCTACTTCCCCGTCGACCTCGGAAGCGCCGTGGGCATGGACTCGACGGCCTTCTCCCTGGACCTCGACCGCACCCCGACGCCGGCCACCGGCACCGCAGAGGTCGAGCTGGGCGACGTGCCCCTGTGGAAGTCCCTCCACCGCACCTACGTGCTCCCGTTCCTGCCCTTCTGA
- the mpaB gene encoding daptide biosynthesis RiPP recognition protein has translation MDMTERGRLKQHLISWATASPLAGPPGAGVGTLVLADAAHLPAVTAAGLVGPRTLLLAPDDGTRDLAPAVGYQGSLTEPGDEFSNGQDFFLQTHAYAASPFMTVFGPTVVRVFDHNDFEVFLADADRALTEGVFPEFLLTSSVLLADPAALSGADDPADGPALRLYADRNGQVSTSPTGAVLGTVEDSLDVLAESFARAGNRAAALDAALPAPIRAEALRSRPFLARYLAAVAALRSLMARGATGLKVSGFGSRLTPGLAVAGDDLADPSLPIVLYGDEDSYVVAGSRLFAVDRRAARTLECLLATSGAVDDRVPADHVDQLADLLASHGLELPVPVRVPAAAR, from the coding sequence ATGGACATGACTGAACGTGGGCGTCTGAAGCAGCACCTCATCTCCTGGGCCACCGCCTCCCCGCTCGCCGGGCCCCCCGGCGCAGGCGTCGGCACGCTCGTCCTGGCCGACGCGGCGCACCTTCCCGCCGTCACGGCCGCCGGACTCGTCGGCCCCCGCACCCTTCTCCTGGCACCGGACGACGGCACCCGCGACCTCGCCCCCGCGGTCGGCTACCAGGGCAGCCTCACGGAGCCCGGCGACGAGTTCTCCAACGGCCAGGACTTCTTCCTGCAGACCCACGCCTACGCCGCCAGCCCCTTCATGACCGTCTTCGGACCGACCGTCGTCCGCGTCTTCGACCACAACGACTTCGAGGTCTTCCTCGCCGACGCCGACCGGGCGCTCACCGAAGGCGTCTTCCCCGAGTTCCTCCTCACCTCCTCGGTGCTGCTGGCCGACCCGGCCGCCCTGAGCGGTGCTGACGACCCGGCGGACGGACCGGCCCTGCGCCTGTACGCCGACCGGAACGGGCAGGTGTCCACCAGCCCCACGGGAGCGGTGCTCGGCACGGTCGAGGACAGCCTCGACGTCCTCGCCGAGAGCTTCGCCCGGGCCGGGAACCGCGCCGCCGCGCTGGACGCGGCACTGCCGGCGCCGATCCGGGCCGAAGCCCTGCGCAGCCGCCCGTTCCTGGCCCGCTACCTCGCGGCGGTCGCCGCGCTGCGCAGCCTCATGGCACGCGGAGCCACCGGCCTGAAGGTCTCCGGGTTCGGCTCCCGGCTGACACCCGGACTCGCCGTGGCGGGCGACGACCTGGCGGACCCCTCGCTGCCGATCGTGCTGTACGGCGACGAGGACTCCTACGTCGTGGCCGGCAGCCGGCTGTTCGCCGTCGACCGGCGGGCCGCCCGGACCCTGGAGTGCCTGCTCGCCACCTCCGGAGCGGTGGACGACCGCGTCCCCGCCGACCACGTGGACCAACTGGCCGACCTGCTCGCCTCGCACGGCCTGGAGCTGCCCGTACCGGTGCGCGTCCCGGCGGCCGCCCGATGA
- a CDS encoding LLM class flavin-dependent oxidoreductase: MTDYSVLLPCVPRRLEQALPFAGLVRWTGATRLWQGQAMVMEPHQTFTGLAGAGFRVPTGFGVTLMPLRHPYEAALQARSVALATGEPVIAGFGPGSTAFQENILGAPYEKPLQVARQYVTAVRRLLDGETVVMDGPHLTFRGQLAPVAAPRVDVGLGVLRPAMARLAGEVADVVITWLTPPGYLRDVILPAVAEGAERAGRTSLPRIVAMVPTGLEKEGREGAGPARLALAGNAAHMQAPHYLDMLGRAGVDVGSGRLEDVARGVVETGAFAGGDLPQVVKALRVYEDVGVDEIVLNTTAVCKLFGAQESLADLSAILRSVAAPH, encoded by the coding sequence ATGACCGACTACTCCGTGCTCCTCCCCTGCGTCCCCCGCCGCCTGGAGCAGGCCCTCCCCTTCGCCGGACTCGTCCGGTGGACCGGGGCGACCCGCCTCTGGCAGGGACAGGCCATGGTGATGGAGCCTCATCAGACCTTCACCGGTCTGGCCGGGGCCGGGTTCCGGGTCCCGACCGGCTTCGGCGTCACGCTGATGCCTCTGCGCCACCCGTACGAGGCCGCTCTGCAGGCGCGGTCGGTGGCGCTGGCCACCGGGGAACCGGTGATCGCGGGCTTCGGGCCGGGATCGACGGCCTTCCAGGAGAACATCCTCGGAGCCCCGTACGAGAAACCGCTCCAGGTGGCACGGCAGTACGTGACGGCGGTGCGCCGTCTGCTCGACGGCGAGACGGTCGTCATGGACGGTCCGCACCTGACCTTCCGGGGACAGCTGGCCCCCGTCGCGGCGCCCCGGGTCGACGTGGGTCTGGGAGTGCTGCGGCCGGCGATGGCCCGGCTGGCGGGCGAGGTGGCCGACGTGGTGATCACGTGGCTGACGCCGCCCGGATATCTGCGGGACGTCATCCTGCCCGCGGTGGCCGAGGGCGCCGAACGCGCGGGGCGGACGTCACTGCCCCGGATCGTCGCCATGGTCCCGACGGGACTGGAGAAGGAGGGGCGGGAGGGGGCCGGGCCCGCGCGGCTGGCGCTGGCCGGCAACGCGGCGCACATGCAGGCCCCGCACTACCTCGACATGCTCGGCCGGGCGGGAGTCGACGTGGGCTCCGGGCGGCTCGAGGACGTGGCGCGCGGTGTCGTGGAGACCGGTGCGTTCGCGGGCGGTGATCTGCCGCAGGTGGTCAAGGCGCTTCGGGTCTACGAAGACGTGGGAGTGGACGAGATCGTCCTGAACACCACCGCCGTGTGCAAGCTCTTCGGCGCCCAGGAGTCGCTCGCGGACCTGTCGGCGATCCTGCGGTCCGTCGCGGCGCCGCACTGA
- a CDS encoding daptide-type RiPP — MAKHTLVEQELQELGTELEMQELEAVQAPGWATSVGVSVGISIVSVAWSLT, encoded by the coding sequence ATGGCGAAGCACACGCTGGTCGAGCAGGAGCTGCAGGAGCTCGGCACCGAGCTGGAGATGCAGGAGCTCGAGGCCGTGCAGGCTCCGGGCTGGGCCACCAGCGTCGGCGTCAGCGTCGGCATCTCGATCGTCTCCGTCGCCTGGAGCCTCACCTGA
- a CDS encoding daptide-type RiPP, whose translation MSENPGTVESFDNADLVELEMQELEALEAPGWGTISAVFSAGVSVGVSITLT comes from the coding sequence ATGAGCGAGAACCCGGGCACCGTCGAGAGCTTCGACAACGCCGACCTGGTCGAGCTGGAGATGCAGGAGCTGGAGGCGCTGGAGGCCCCGGGCTGGGGCACCATCAGCGCCGTCTTCTCCGCCGGTGTCTCGGTCGGTGTCTCGATCACGCTGACCTGA
- a CDS encoding daptide-type RiPP, translating to MNENPGTVENFDKADLVELEMQELEALEAPGWGTISTAFSVGVSVGVSVTLT from the coding sequence ATGAACGAGAACCCGGGCACCGTCGAGAACTTCGACAAGGCCGACCTGGTCGAGCTGGAGATGCAGGAGCTGGAGGCGCTGGAGGCTCCGGGCTGGGGCACCATCAGCACCGCCTTCTCCGTCGGCGTCTCCGTCGGCGTCTCCGTCACCCTCACCTGA
- the lanKC gene encoding class III lanthionine synthetase LanKC: MLDTRFINFCRADSLFYDAPAAESTGADFHEGRTLPEGWTATRGREWTVCVPPDSRIPDQGWKIHVAASPGNAAELLDAVVPYCVEHGLMFKYISDLETLGRRGSKYGDRTASGKFITVYPVDEAALRTALDDLDALVGGTPAPSVLSDLRWKQGPLYVRYGGFVLKTTRLKDGTLAPAITAPDGELVPDERRPGFRPPAWVTLPSFLQEAADERRRGTLTDFPFRVYKALHFSNGGGVYRAVDKRDGTEVLLKEARPLAGLDAAGDDAVTRLEREHWALSRLSGLPSVPTLRDVRKGNEHLFLARDYVDGTPLTELVRLRHPYGTTDNTARARAEYTAWTLHILEQVAEGVAAMHERGVVFGDLHPGNVLVRPDDTVAFIDMETATPAEEMRAQAMGSLGFRAPDHLRGPDVDLFALDVLRLTMFVPMPHVVPWGTEKIRTLIDVAARDFPLPESFVRQLERGLGDDVLGARTEYGVRWPAAGEDTGGLIADIAGSIVEAATPERTDRLYPGDVSQFMVDDGGVTFAYGAAGVLWALHRAGAEAPAEHVRWFLDQAERVTGDGPGFLTGLAGVAYTLEELGHPDAADAVLDRAFAGCDANVGSTLATGLSGLGLTALHLAGRRGDDRRLRQALELADRLPDTPAPQRVGLLHGRCGRALLLLRLYEHTGRTDLLERALAELHAELERLGGDDFDDRFLSAGLEGSAGILITLRAALRHTPEDARIRAAVDRLRTLRRGGFATSCGLLHGRSGELLALEDGGSEIERDVLRFHLDALGWEAIAAEPGRIDFLGNYGYRLSTDLGTGSAGVLLALAALRDGAPALSFLAPSAAGVRR, from the coding sequence GTGCTCGACACCCGGTTCATCAACTTCTGCCGCGCGGACTCGCTCTTCTACGACGCCCCCGCCGCCGAATCCACCGGCGCGGACTTCCACGAGGGCCGGACCCTGCCCGAGGGCTGGACCGCCACCCGAGGACGGGAGTGGACGGTCTGCGTCCCGCCGGACTCCCGGATCCCCGACCAGGGCTGGAAGATCCACGTCGCGGCCTCCCCCGGCAACGCCGCCGAACTCCTCGACGCCGTCGTCCCGTACTGCGTCGAGCACGGGCTGATGTTCAAGTACATCTCCGACCTGGAGACGCTCGGCCGGCGCGGCAGCAAGTACGGGGACCGCACCGCGAGCGGGAAGTTCATCACCGTCTACCCCGTCGACGAGGCGGCTCTGCGCACCGCCCTGGACGACCTCGACGCCCTCGTGGGGGGGACGCCCGCACCGTCCGTGCTGAGCGATCTCCGTTGGAAGCAGGGGCCGTTGTACGTGCGTTACGGTGGCTTCGTGCTGAAGACCACCCGCCTCAAGGATGGCACCCTGGCACCCGCGATCACCGCGCCGGACGGCGAACTCGTCCCCGACGAGCGGCGCCCCGGCTTCCGTCCCCCGGCATGGGTCACCCTCCCCTCCTTCCTGCAGGAGGCGGCCGACGAGCGGCGCCGCGGCACCCTCACCGACTTCCCCTTCCGCGTCTACAAGGCCCTCCACTTCTCCAACGGAGGCGGCGTCTACCGCGCCGTCGACAAGCGCGACGGAACCGAGGTCCTGCTCAAGGAGGCCCGCCCGCTCGCCGGTCTCGACGCGGCCGGCGACGACGCCGTCACCCGCCTCGAGCGCGAGCACTGGGCGCTCTCCCGGCTCTCCGGTCTCCCGTCCGTGCCCACCCTGAGGGACGTGCGCAAGGGCAACGAACACCTCTTCCTGGCCCGCGACTACGTGGACGGCACCCCGCTCACGGAGCTCGTCCGCCTGCGCCACCCCTACGGCACCACCGACAACACGGCGCGGGCGCGGGCGGAGTACACGGCCTGGACGCTGCACATCCTCGAGCAGGTCGCCGAGGGTGTGGCCGCCATGCACGAGCGCGGGGTCGTCTTCGGCGACCTGCACCCGGGCAACGTCCTCGTCCGCCCCGACGACACCGTCGCCTTCATCGACATGGAGACCGCCACCCCCGCCGAGGAGATGCGCGCGCAGGCCATGGGCTCGCTCGGATTCCGGGCCCCCGACCACCTCCGGGGCCCCGACGTCGACCTGTTCGCGCTCGACGTGCTCCGGCTGACCATGTTCGTCCCCATGCCGCACGTCGTGCCGTGGGGCACCGAGAAGATCCGCACCCTGATCGACGTGGCCGCCCGCGACTTCCCCCTCCCCGAGTCCTTCGTCCGGCAGCTCGAGCGCGGCCTCGGTGACGACGTCCTGGGCGCGCGGACGGAGTACGGCGTGCGCTGGCCCGCCGCCGGCGAGGACACCGGGGGCCTGATCGCGGACATCGCCGGCTCCATCGTCGAGGCGGCCACCCCCGAGCGGACCGACCGCCTCTACCCGGGCGACGTCTCGCAGTTCATGGTCGACGACGGGGGCGTGACCTTCGCGTACGGGGCGGCGGGCGTGCTCTGGGCGCTGCACCGCGCCGGCGCCGAGGCGCCCGCCGAACACGTCCGGTGGTTCCTCGACCAGGCCGAGCGGGTCACCGGCGACGGCCCGGGCTTCCTGACCGGCCTCGCCGGCGTCGCGTACACCCTGGAGGAGCTCGGCCATCCCGACGCCGCGGACGCGGTCCTGGACCGCGCCTTCGCCGGTTGCGACGCCAACGTGGGGTCCACCCTGGCGACCGGTCTCTCCGGCCTAGGCCTGACCGCGCTGCACCTGGCCGGCCGGCGCGGCGACGACCGGCGTCTGCGCCAGGCGCTCGAACTCGCCGACCGGCTGCCCGACACGCCGGCGCCCCAGCGCGTGGGACTGCTGCACGGTCGCTGCGGCCGCGCTCTCCTTCTGCTGCGCCTGTACGAACACACCGGCCGCACCGACCTGTTGGAGCGGGCCCTTGCCGAACTCCACGCCGAACTGGAACGCCTCGGGGGCGACGACTTCGACGACCGTTTCCTCAGCGCCGGACTCGAAGGCTCCGCGGGCATCCTGATCACCCTGCGCGCCGCACTGCGGCACACCCCCGAGGACGCACGGATACGTGCCGCCGTGGACCGGCTGCGGACCTTGCGGCGCGGCGGGTTCGCCACCTCGTGCGGCCTCCTGCACGGCCGTAGCGGTGAGCTGCTCGCCCTCGAGGACGGCGGCAGCGAGATCGAGCGGGACGTCCTGCGCTTCCACCTGGACGCCCTCGGCTGGGAGGCGATAGCCGCCGAGCCCGGCCGCATCGACTTCCTCGGCAACTACGGCTACCGCCTCTCCACCGACCTGGGCACCGGTTCGGCCGGGGTCCTGCTGGCCCTCGCCGCGCTGCGGGACGGCGCCCCGGCCCTGTCCTTCCTCGCCCCCTCGGCCGCCGGGGTGCGACGGTGA
- a CDS encoding daptide-type RiPP: protein MAENLGAIENAELVELEMQELETLEAPGFWTGVSIGTAISASVATSITLT, encoded by the coding sequence ATGGCTGAGAACCTGGGCGCCATCGAGAACGCCGAGCTCGTCGAGCTGGAGATGCAGGAGCTCGAGACCCTCGAGGCCCCCGGCTTCTGGACCGGCGTCTCCATCGGCACGGCCATCAGCGCCTCCGTCGCCACCTCGATCACCCTCACCTGA
- the mpaM gene encoding daptide-type RiPP biosynthesis methyltransferase — MPLTTTAATTTVNAATTTAGGVLAARRTAELGDRVRVCGLYDALGAPLYHDLATYDDPETRALLTAVRTTPGPLLDLAAGSGRFTLPLLATGREVTALDLSTDMLALLRTQLDRAPASMRARCTVVQGDMSRFDLGRTFPHILLGTTSLSLLDEDGRAGLYRSVLAHLAEGGRFLLTVLERGDADGPDETVVRATGAGGTVYELYEHWPAGADSRTVTLFPADPPQDDSPVTVCTDRVAVLDLPRLEEELAASGLTVTSRRLLSPPDERHRVTLLTTEASR, encoded by the coding sequence ATGCCCCTCACGACGACCGCGGCAACCACGACGGTGAACGCGGCCACGACGACCGCAGGGGGCGTCCTCGCCGCCCGCCGGACGGCGGAGCTCGGCGACAGGGTCCGCGTCTGCGGCCTGTACGACGCCCTGGGCGCCCCGCTCTACCACGACCTCGCCACCTACGACGACCCGGAGACCCGGGCCCTGCTGACCGCCGTGCGGACGACGCCCGGCCCCCTGCTCGACCTCGCGGCCGGCTCGGGACGGTTCACCCTGCCGCTGCTCGCCACCGGCCGGGAGGTCACCGCCCTCGACCTGTCCACCGACATGCTGGCGCTGCTGAGGACCCAGCTGGACCGGGCCCCGGCGTCGATGCGGGCCCGCTGCACCGTGGTGCAGGGCGACATGTCCCGGTTCGACCTGGGGCGGACCTTCCCGCACATCCTGCTCGGCACCACCTCGCTCTCGCTCCTGGACGAGGACGGCCGCGCGGGTCTGTACCGCAGCGTCCTGGCACACCTGGCCGAAGGCGGCCGGTTCCTGCTGACCGTCCTGGAACGGGGCGACGCCGACGGCCCCGACGAGACCGTCGTCCGGGCCACCGGAGCCGGCGGCACCGTGTACGAGCTGTACGAGCACTGGCCCGCCGGCGCCGACAGCCGCACCGTCACCCTGTTCCCCGCCGACCCGCCGCAGGACGACAGCCCCGTCACCGTCTGCACGGACCGCGTGGCCGTCCTCGACCTGCCCCGCCTGGAGGAGGAACTCGCCGCGTCCGGCCTGACGGTCACCTCCCGCCGGCTCCTCTCGCCGCCCGACGAGCGTCACCGCGTGACACTCCTGACCACGGAAGCCTCCCGATGA